The following are encoded in a window of Hevea brasiliensis isolate MT/VB/25A 57/8 unplaced genomic scaffold, ASM3005281v1 Scaf236, whole genome shotgun sequence genomic DNA:
- the LOC131176774 gene encoding uncharacterized protein LOC131176774, which produces MAAENKVSLKLLIDKKANRVLFAEAGKDFVDFLFALLSLPVGTIIRLLKKPAMVGCIGNLHESLENLDEAYMQPYQSKDSLLKPTVPLSQLANMPLLLPDIDHLQPGARRKVYGCSNYHHRCVTDRKDAPCSYCNAPMTFEPQFIVINDNNTASGSEGGFVKGLVTYMVTDDLSVSPMSMISGVALLNKFSVNGFSALKEKTVQFGIDEGLELLKASLQSKAALTTVFLAKDEIKDAAAPK; this is translated from the exons ATGGCTGCCGAGAACAAAGTAAGCTTGAAGCTATTGATCGACAAGAAAGCGAACAGAGTCCTTTTTGCAGAGGCTGGAAAAGATTTTGTGGATTTCCTCTTCGCCCTCCTGTCTTTGCCTGTAGGAACCATAATTAGGCTGCTCAAAAAACCAGCAATGGTTGGCTGCATAGGAAATCTTCACGAGAGCCTTGAAAACCTTGATGAAGCTTACATGCAACCATATCAAAGTAAGGATTCACTTCTGAAACCCACTGTGCCGTTGAGCCAGCTGGCAAATATGCCTCTCTTGCTGCCTGACATTGATCATCTCCAACCTGGGGCAAGACGAAAGGTGTATGGTTGTTCTAATTATCACCACCGGTGTGTTACTGATCGGAAAGATGCTCCTTGTAGTTACTGCAATGCACCAATGACCTTTGAACCGCAGTTTATTGTTATCAATGATAATAATACAGCAAGTGGTAGTGAGGGAGGTTTTGTGAAGGGCTTGGTTACGTACATGGTGACTGATGATTTGTCAGTGTCACCAATGTCAATGATCTCCGGTGTTGCTCTGCTAAACAAGTTTAGTGTTAATGGTTTTAGTGCACTTAAGGAGAAAACGGTTCAATTTGGCATTGATGAG GGTCTGGAATTGTTGAAGGCTTCTCTGCAGTCAAAAGCAGCTCTTACCACTGTCTTCCTTGCTAAGGATGAGATCAAGGATGCTGCAGCACCAAAATGA
- the LOC131168743 gene encoding auxin-responsive protein SAUR68-like, with protein MISNKKLLKLSRKWQKLAAIKRKRITLPQTIGITNTSNCSTSPMSEKGHFAVYSADKKCFLLPLEYLKNEIIKQLLNMAEEEFGLQNKGPLTLPCDTELMGYAFGLIKQQATRDVENAFLTSISSYCFSLSFCLQDQVTSNQLPICSF; from the coding sequence ATGATCAGTAACAAGAAACTGCTTAAATTGTCAAGGAAATGGCAAAAGCTGGCTGCAATCAAGCGAAAGAGAATTACATTGCCACAAACCATTGGAATTACTAATACTAGCAACTGCAGCACATCACCAATGTCTGAAAAGGGCCATTTTGCTGTGTATTCAGCAGATAAAAAATGTTTCCTTCTTCCATTAGAATATCTTAAAAATGAAATCATCAAACAGCTGCTCAACATGGCAGAAGAAGAATTTGGATTGCAAAACAAGGGGCCTCTCACACTGCCATGTGACACAGAGCTTATGGGATATGCATTTGGTTTGATCAAACAGCAGGCTACTAGAGATGTTGAGAATGCTTTCTTGACATCCATATCTAGCTATTGTTTTTCACTGTCTTTCTGTCTGCAAGATCAAGTAACTAGCAACCAGTTACCAATTTGCAGTTTTTGA